The window TCTTCGCTGCTTTCGGCATCAGACATGGATCTGCCGCCGCGATAACCGATGCACCAGAATTCTGCAGAACCAGCTTAAACCATGCATTGCTGAGCGCTGGATCGACTAATACCTTTTTGCCCGTCATCGCTTCAAGACGAGACTGAAGTGCTTCAGGATGATGCACGGTGACACCTGTACCTACGTGTGCTTCAAATTCCCCTGGCAGTCGAGCTGGGTCAAGGAAGTATTCCACGGTGGAATCCGCATGAAGAATAGCATGGGACAGAAGTACGGGTAGGCGAGATACATCCAAGCCACGAACGTTCAATAGCCAACAAATAGAATCAAGAGCGGTGATGACTGCACTGTCAGCGCCAGCATTTTTGATTAGCTGAGCGATCTCCTGACGTTTACTTTCGCTTGATTGACCAACCGCTTCCGTTGGCATTAGGCGGACATCAGAAACCACTGGAGCGGGGCGATCATGCCATAACTCATCAATTGGGTTGCTGGTTAGCATATTAAGCTCAAACTTACCGGCTAGTTTCGACTGCGCCGTATCTAGCCATGCTGAACTATGCATACGTGGGTCAATCGCTACTGATGCACCCGCTGCAAGGTTATCTTTGATCCAATCAAGCGCTGGCTCTTCAATCAGGTGGCGGTATTCAAATAGTTCTGCAGGCACTTGTTTGGTGACTTGAACGGTATAGCGGCCATCAACAAACATCGCTGCTTTATCTTTGGTAATGACGGCTGCACCAGCTGAGCCAGTAAATCCGGTTAGCCAATGTAGGCGTTCGTTATGAGCGGGAACGTATTCCCCCAGGTACTCGTCTTCGTGTGGGATGAGTAGGGCATCAATATTGTGTTGAGCAAGCCATTCGCGAATCGCGTTCACGCGGCTTTGAGTATCGTTATGCATCTGTGTTATTCCTTCAATTACGGCTCCTTCATGCTCAATTTGGGAGCTGCTTCCTTCTGCTTAGTGCAGTATCGAATTAAACATTCTCAAGTTTAATCCTGGGTACAACAGGCCTAGATGAGCCAAAAAGAAGTATCGCTAGTTAAGCTACTCATTTTCGCGGTTAAGCGCAAATTGAGTCCGAGTTTTTATCTAAGGTGATCGGTTTTTTGCGTGATCATCGTGCGTAACCAGTTCAGAGCCGGGTCGTTTTCTCTATCTCTATGCCAGAATAAAGTGTATGCCATTGGTGGAAATTCGAGTGGTAACGGCAGCACTGCTAAGTCGAGCTGTTTAGCTGCCAGCTGAACAAAGTGACTTGGTGCCGTAAAAACAAAGTCGGTGTATGAACATAAACTTGCGGCACTATTGAAATCTGGAACCGTGACTGCAATGTCCCGTTCAGCACCAATGTCGGCGAGGCGATAATCCAACAGCCAGCGATCATTACCGTCGCAACGTACCTGAACATGGCGCAGAGATAAGTAAGCCTCAAGGTTCCATTTTTGCTTTAGTGCTGGATGGTTCTTACGGATAATGCACATTTGATGGTCACGATAGATCTCCTGTTCGCAAATATCATCTGGCGGTAGTAGGGTCAGTTTGGCATCGTTTATGTCGATGTCTTTCCCTGTTAAGCCCAAATCTAACTCACCGCGCTGTAGCATCTTAAAGGTATTATCCGACCATGGATGAGTACTAATAGTAACGCCCGGGGCCTGTTGAAAAATAGCAGGTAAAAAGTGCGGTAATATTAAAGGGTAGACGCTTTCCACCGCCGCAATTTGAAAGCGGTACTCACTGCTTTGTGGCGAAAACTCTTCAGGCTGTGTCAGCATTTCCAGCTGGTTAATCAACAGATCGAGTTTCGGTTTTAGGAATAGAGAACGCGGTGTGGGTGTCAGTCCATGTGAATTACGTGTAAACAACGGGTCGTCAAATTGAGTACGCAATTTGGCAAGTGATTTACTCACTGCCGACTGGCTAAGGCACAGTCGATGTGCCGCTCGGGTAACGTTGAGCTCTTCCATCAGTACCTTAAAACAAACCAGCAGATTGAGATCAATACGCGCCAATTTCTCTATATTCATTATGATTTTCCTTAAAGGAATAATGGTCATGATTATACATCATTTCCATTCATATCATCAGATGATTAAGCTTCACAAATAGTTCTTGTTCAATTTGGAGTGTAGTGTGCCTAGCCATATTTCTAACAGTAAAATGCAGATGGCGTTATTGACCCTTTTGGTACTTTTTAGCCCACTTGCGATAGATATTTATCTTCCTGCGTTACCTCTTATCGCTTCCACGTTTCAGGTAGATAATGCGCTAGCACAAGACACGATCACTTGGTTTTTGTTTGCTATGGGTGTCGGTCAGCTTTTTGCCGGCCCGTTGGCAGATAAACTCGGACGTCGAACTGTTGCATTGGGTGGTATCACCATTTACGCAATGAGTGCTTTATTGGCGTGGAGTGCTCAAAATATAGAGTGGATGTTGATGTCACGATTGCTACAAGGCTTAGGCGCATGCGCGACATCGGTGGCAGCCTTTGCAACAGTTCGCGATATCTTTGGTCCGGAAAAAAGCGGCAAGATGATTAGCTACCTTAATGGTGCGATCTGCTTTATTCCGGCACTGGCGCCTATCCTAGGCAGTTGGCTGACGCAACAATTTGACTGGCGTGCGAATTTTAGTTTTATGGCTGGTTTTGCGGTGATCTCTGGTGCGTTGATGTTCCTGATGATGAAGGAAACCAATCCGGCGACAGAAAAACAAGCGGTATTTAAACTCAGCCGATACTGGGCAGTGTTAAGTACATCGTCTTTTATTTTCCATGCATCGCTGTGTTTGATGGCAATGGCAGTTATCATTGCCTACGTGACTTCTGCGCCGTCAGTACTGATGACCGGAATGGGTTTATCTATGAATGAATTTACCTTCTGGTTTGGCGTGAATGCAGTGATAAACATCGCGGCATGTATGCTTGCACCTAAGTTTATGGATCGTTTTGGTACACACAACACGCTGGTTGTGGGCATTTCTACTTTAGGTCTTGCTGGTGTGGTTATGATGCTGATGAACGGCCAAAACACCGCGTTCTCTTTTATGCTACCGATCTTTATGTCTTCAGTGGGCTTCGCACTTATTCTTGGCGGAGCGGCTGGTAAGGCGTTAGAACCGTTCGGTGATAAAGCGGGCACGGCGGCAGCGTTACTTGGCTTGTTCCAAATGAGTGGTTCTGGTCTGTTGGTTGGTACGCTGCAGCGTTTATCAGTGGATTCGCAAACACTGATTGCACTTCACATGTGGATAATGCTACCTGCACTTGTCATATTGTTTACCAAAGCAGGTAAGAATTGGCATTCAAGCTTTGTTAAAGCGTAATTCTGCGTAAATTAGTATTTTCCAATATGCGGATCGAGTGTATATTTGTCGTTCACACTTTTTCAGACACCATAATGGAATTCAAAAAGTAATGTCGTTAACCACGTATGAAATGGCTCGTATTTTAGAGCAAATGGAAGAATCACCAGAAAAGGTGATGTTTGGTAAGTTGCTTAATGAGCTGGGCAATCAAAGCTCCGAGCGCATTCGTAGTGCGGCAAAACAAGTACCACTGCCAATCTTGCGTGATATTGTGTACCAATTTCAACAAGTGATTGAATCACGTAAAGGTGAGCAAGTTGAGTTACTAGCGAAAGACATCGCTCAGCAAGGCATCTCTGCGGATGATTTGCTCGCTTACCTGAACAAGCAATAAATAAGTCCCCACCGTTGTGGGGATTTTTATTTAGCCAGCTTATTTCGCAGAAATTGGTCGCATGAATACCGGCCAGGGCCCCATACGAGCACAACCAGTATCATGAGCCCCCATAACTTGTGATCATGAAAGCCTTTCTCCCACAGCAGCGGGTAGGATAGGACCGCGATGATGTTAAATACAAACAGCACTATTGCCATCGGGCGAGTAAACACGCCCAATGCGATAAAGATTGGCACAATTAGCTCTGTTGCTGTACCCAGATAAGCCGCTAGCTCCCAAGGCAACAATGGTACCTGGTACTCAAACTCAAACAGATATAGCGTACTTTGCCAAGAGGCTACCTTTACCAGACCTGAGTTGAAGAAAACCCACGCAACCCAAAAACGGCAAGTTAGCAACAGTAAAGGGGTTATACGGCTCTTAAAGGTGTTGGTGTATCCATCGTAATGAGTGATTAAGCGTTTAATCGTTTCTGCC is drawn from uncultured Vibrio sp. and contains these coding sequences:
- a CDS encoding aminopeptidase P family protein; this translates as MHNDTQSRVNAIREWLAQHNIDALLIPHEDEYLGEYVPAHNERLHWLTGFTGSAGAAVITKDKAAMFVDGRYTVQVTKQVPAELFEYRHLIEEPALDWIKDNLAAGASVAIDPRMHSSAWLDTAQSKLAGKFELNMLTSNPIDELWHDRPAPVVSDVRLMPTEAVGQSSESKRQEIAQLIKNAGADSAVITALDSICWLLNVRGLDVSRLPVLLSHAILHADSTVEYFLDPARLPGEFEAHVGTGVTVHHPEALQSRLEAMTGKKVLVDPALSNAWFKLVLQNSGASVIAAADPCLMPKAAKNAVEIAGMKACHVRDGVAMSKFLCWLDAEVAAGNLHDEATLADTLEAFRKEDPTLMDLSFDTISAAGGNAAMCHYNHENQPVPGKLEMNTLYLVDSGGQYLDGTTDITRTIAIGQPSAEMIKQFTLALKGHIGVARARFPKGTCGYQIDTLARQHLWAEGYDYDHGTGHGVGHFLSVHEGPASISKRQINVPLTEGMVLSNEPGYYRADAFGIRIENLELVVETPTNGDFPVLSFESLTRCPIDKRNINVDMLTRPELAWLNDYHQKVWEQISPLVEGDVKDWLREATLPLAHS
- a CDS encoding multidrug effflux MFS transporter; translated protein: MPSHISNSKMQMALLTLLVLFSPLAIDIYLPALPLIASTFQVDNALAQDTITWFLFAMGVGQLFAGPLADKLGRRTVALGGITIYAMSALLAWSAQNIEWMLMSRLLQGLGACATSVAAFATVRDIFGPEKSGKMISYLNGAICFIPALAPILGSWLTQQFDWRANFSFMAGFAVISGALMFLMMKETNPATEKQAVFKLSRYWAVLSTSSFIFHASLCLMAMAVIIAYVTSAPSVLMTGMGLSMNEFTFWFGVNAVINIAACMLAPKFMDRFGTHNTLVVGISTLGLAGVVMMLMNGQNTAFSFMLPIFMSSVGFALILGGAAGKALEPFGDKAGTAAALLGLFQMSGSGLLVGTLQRLSVDSQTLIALHMWIMLPALVILFTKAGKNWHSSFVKA
- a CDS encoding DoxX family protein, whose translation is MAETIKRLITHYDGYTNTFKSRITPLLLLTCRFWVAWVFFNSGLVKVASWQSTLYLFEFEYQVPLLPWELAAYLGTATELIVPIFIALGVFTRPMAIVLFVFNIIAVLSYPLLWEKGFHDHKLWGLMILVVLVWGPGRYSCDQFLRNKLAK
- a CDS encoding LysR family transcriptional regulator — protein: MNIEKLARIDLNLLVCFKVLMEELNVTRAAHRLCLSQSAVSKSLAKLRTQFDDPLFTRNSHGLTPTPRSLFLKPKLDLLINQLEMLTQPEEFSPQSSEYRFQIAAVESVYPLILPHFLPAIFQQAPGVTISTHPWSDNTFKMLQRGELDLGLTGKDIDINDAKLTLLPPDDICEQEIYRDHQMCIIRKNHPALKQKWNLEAYLSLRHVQVRCDGNDRWLLDYRLADIGAERDIAVTVPDFNSAASLCSYTDFVFTAPSHFVQLAAKQLDLAVLPLPLEFPPMAYTLFWHRDRENDPALNWLRTMITQKTDHLR